The proteins below come from a single Phycisphaeraceae bacterium genomic window:
- a CDS encoding protein-glutamate O-methyltransferase CheR codes for MTITNNGIQLSGLQAARLREVIGTRSGIRVPGSKIHVFESRLGTRLAELGMDDFDQYFALLTTGPYQAEEFQELLDRVGINETSFFRDESQLQVLGRQILPVLLDARLESRHLRIWSAGCSTGEEPYTLAIMLHRLLGARLAEWHIEILGTDISERVVRTARTAVYASAVACSIPDAIRAQYLREVDGKWHVRDEIRDLVSFQVHNLNDTMSTRARGTWDLILCRNVMMYFDQARRARVVRTFYEHLAGDGVLIVGRGEHTDEVTELFEEERFSRGNCFAKRLRGSGEESQKR; via the coding sequence GTGACGATCACGAACAACGGGATTCAACTGAGCGGGTTGCAGGCTGCGAGGTTGCGCGAAGTGATCGGCACCCGGAGCGGGATTCGCGTTCCGGGTAGCAAGATCCATGTCTTCGAGTCCCGATTGGGAACGCGCTTAGCAGAGCTCGGCATGGATGACTTTGACCAGTACTTCGCACTGCTGACGACTGGCCCCTATCAGGCGGAGGAGTTTCAGGAGTTGCTTGACCGAGTCGGGATCAATGAGACGAGTTTCTTCCGTGATGAGTCACAGTTGCAGGTTTTGGGTCGGCAGATTCTTCCGGTGCTGCTAGATGCGAGATTGGAGAGCAGGCATCTTCGCATCTGGTCGGCGGGGTGCTCGACCGGGGAAGAGCCGTACACGCTGGCGATCATGCTTCACCGATTACTCGGAGCCCGGCTCGCGGAATGGCACATTGAAATACTCGGAACGGACATATCAGAGCGTGTGGTACGCACGGCGCGAACCGCGGTCTATGCGAGTGCTGTTGCGTGTTCAATTCCTGATGCGATCAGGGCGCAGTATCTGCGTGAGGTGGACGGGAAGTGGCATGTGCGCGACGAAATCAGGGATCTGGTTTCGTTTCAGGTTCACAATCTCAATGACACAATGAGCACGCGGGCGCGTGGCACATGGGATTTAATTCTTTGCCGCAACGTCATGATGTACTTTGACCAGGCAAGGAGGGCTCGCGTTGTGCGCACGTTTTATGAACATCTGGCGGGTGACGGAGTGTTGATCGTCGGGCGCGGTGAACACACCGATGAAGTGACGGAACTGTTTGAGGAGGAGCGGTTTTCGCGGGGGAACTGCTTTGCGAAGCGTTTGAGGGGAAGTGGCGAGGAATCGCAGAAGAGGTAG
- the cheB gene encoding chemotaxis-specific protein-glutamate methyltransferase CheB, translated as MSRVLVADDSIFMRKVISSIIEKAEGLELVGTARSGRDCVMQAMALKPDLIALDLEMPEMNGLAVLREILRLNQNPRPGVVMCSHLTKDGSLEALAALRMGAADFVTKELDSCQRNPARFGEELVAKLRAVGAPRANGESGSPIHERSLSEGVVGSIVEQEISVVVIGANTGGPPMVESLVCSLEPGWQVPILIAQHMPGLFPRCFAERLGAMANVEVMIAEDGDRVQPGVVYIGEGGSHLRVVSVGGEMRLKVSGEPSGDVFKPSVNELCESAAQSYGQHALGMLLTGMGDDGTAGAGSLRAAGAAVVAQERTTCVVHEMPGNVIRAGLANAVGNAEQMKVLLAAVGRRAKARARLAASSSGRNLA; from the coding sequence ATGTCAAGAGTGCTTGTTGCTGACGATTCGATTTTCATGCGCAAGGTGATCTCTTCGATCATCGAGAAGGCTGAGGGTCTGGAATTGGTTGGCACGGCGCGGAGCGGACGTGACTGTGTGATGCAGGCGATGGCGCTCAAGCCCGATCTGATCGCTCTTGACCTTGAGATGCCGGAAATGAATGGACTGGCTGTGTTGCGTGAAATTCTTCGTCTCAATCAGAACCCCAGACCAGGGGTCGTGATGTGTTCGCACCTGACCAAAGACGGTAGTTTGGAGGCACTGGCGGCCCTGCGGATGGGCGCGGCGGATTTCGTGACCAAAGAGTTGGACTCGTGTCAACGCAACCCTGCGAGATTTGGAGAGGAACTGGTCGCGAAACTGAGAGCTGTCGGTGCTCCTCGGGCGAATGGTGAATCGGGGAGTCCGATTCACGAGCGATCACTGTCTGAGGGAGTTGTTGGTTCGATTGTTGAGCAGGAGATAAGTGTGGTGGTGATCGGGGCCAATACAGGTGGGCCTCCGATGGTTGAGTCGCTGGTGTGTTCGCTTGAGCCGGGGTGGCAGGTTCCGATCCTGATCGCGCAGCACATGCCGGGGCTGTTCCCGCGCTGCTTTGCAGAGCGGCTCGGGGCGATGGCCAATGTGGAAGTGATGATCGCTGAGGATGGGGACCGGGTTCAGCCTGGGGTGGTGTATATCGGAGAAGGCGGGAGCCATCTGCGTGTGGTAAGCGTCGGTGGTGAAATGCGGCTAAAGGTCTCAGGCGAGCCTTCGGGCGACGTGTTCAAGCCAAGCGTCAACGAGTTGTGTGAAAGCGCGGCTCAAAGTTATGGCCAACATGCGCTCGGCATGTTGCTTACGGGAATGGGCGATGACGGGACCGCCGGTGCGGGAAGTCTGCGCGCGGCAGGGGCTGCGGTGGTGGCGCAGGAGCGCACGACATGTGTGGTGCATGAGATGCCAGGCAATGTGATTCGGGCGGGGCTTGCCAATGCGGTTGGCAATGCAGAACAGATGAAGGTGCTGCTGGCAGCAGTTGGACGTAGAGCCAAAGCGCGAGCGCGGCTTGCGGCAAGTTCGTCGGGGAGGAATCTGGCGTGA
- a CDS encoding glycosyltransferase family 4 protein codes for MRIFMLGWEFPPFIAGGLGTACYGLTKALARAGHEVQFVLPRSIDRSHSSHVSLLSPDELPHLPDDVLGREFPPATGSTASQGTLQTSTEIIERRGSRVEMIPVDAGFSSPYPEFSGGTTLALSQMIEQIHHDRQTGTIRIGGIELPTSSATAAMLREAYRRKDELSAAEGHYGSDLFGDAQRYAFLCVALAATRQFDVIHAHDWLTYPAGIAVRAMTGKPLVVHVHATEFDRSGDCVNQSVYDIERAGMAAADRVIAVSQLTRNILVRRYGVPGEKIDVVYNGVDQDSAQPPTGAIIERDDKIVLFLGRITMQKGPEYFIRAAKRVLEKVPNAKFVVAGSGDMALRMINHAAELGIGQKVLFTGFLRGRDVKRIFDIASCYVMPSVSEPFGIAALEAMHHDTPVIISKQSGVSEVLSHALKVDFWDVDEMANKIVAVLKYPPLSKTLREHGALELRGLSWDGAAGKCVKTYARAIASHG; via the coding sequence ATGAGGATTTTCATGCTCGGGTGGGAGTTTCCTCCCTTCATCGCGGGAGGGCTTGGTACGGCCTGCTACGGCCTGACCAAGGCTCTGGCACGCGCCGGGCACGAAGTCCAGTTCGTCCTCCCACGGTCGATCGACCGTTCGCATTCCTCGCACGTTTCGCTGCTTTCGCCCGACGAACTTCCACACCTCCCCGACGATGTGCTTGGTCGTGAATTCCCTCCTGCAACAGGGTCGACCGCATCACAAGGAACTTTGCAGACATCGACCGAAATCATCGAACGCCGCGGGAGTCGGGTCGAGATGATCCCCGTTGATGCCGGGTTCAGTTCGCCGTATCCCGAGTTTTCGGGGGGAACAACTCTCGCGCTCAGCCAGATGATCGAACAGATCCACCACGACCGTCAAACTGGCACGATTCGCATCGGTGGCATTGAACTTCCAACAAGCAGCGCCACAGCCGCAATGCTGCGCGAGGCGTACCGACGAAAGGACGAACTGTCCGCCGCCGAGGGCCATTATGGATCGGATCTTTTCGGCGACGCCCAGCGGTATGCGTTCCTGTGCGTCGCCCTGGCTGCGACACGTCAGTTTGACGTCATTCATGCGCACGATTGGCTGACCTACCCGGCTGGGATCGCCGTCCGCGCCATGACCGGCAAGCCTCTGGTCGTCCATGTTCACGCGACGGAGTTTGATCGCTCAGGCGATTGTGTCAATCAATCTGTCTATGACATCGAGCGTGCCGGAATGGCGGCTGCGGATCGCGTCATCGCGGTCAGCCAACTGACGCGCAACATCCTCGTGCGACGTTATGGCGTGCCCGGAGAAAAAATCGACGTGGTCTACAACGGCGTCGATCAGGATTCCGCACAGCCCCCGACCGGCGCCATCATCGAACGCGACGACAAGATTGTCCTGTTCCTCGGTCGCATCACGATGCAGAAGGGGCCTGAGTATTTCATCCGGGCGGCCAAGCGCGTGCTCGAGAAGGTTCCCAATGCGAAATTCGTGGTCGCGGGTTCGGGCGACATGGCGCTGCGGATGATCAACCACGCAGCCGAGCTTGGCATTGGGCAGAAAGTGCTGTTCACCGGGTTCCTGCGCGGTCGCGACGTCAAGCGCATCTTCGACATCGCGTCGTGCTACGTCATGCCCAGCGTCTCCGAGCCATTCGGCATCGCGGCGCTCGAAGCGATGCATCATGACACGCCGGTCATCATCAGCAAGCAGTCGGGTGTCAGCGAAGTCCTGTCGCACGCGCTTAAGGTGGACTTCTGGGATGTGGACGAAATGGCCAACAAGATCGTTGCGGTGCTCAAGTACCCCCCACTGAGCAAGACCCTGCGCGAGCACGGCGCGCTCGAACTGCGCGGGCTGAGCTGGGACGGTGCAGCGGGCAAGTGCGTCAAGACCTACGCCCGCGCGATCGCGTCGCACGGTTGA